One Mugil cephalus isolate CIBA_MC_2020 chromosome 12, CIBA_Mcephalus_1.1, whole genome shotgun sequence DNA segment encodes these proteins:
- the itgav gene encoding integrin alpha-V: MAGGLSDMGLLVLVCLLLFHNTFSFNLDASKPYVFSGPERSYFGFAVDFFKPNDRKLDVLIGAPRANTSGNVVERGAVYSCPWQSTSSCQQLTFDNTDERRNNEGNQMEFKSKQWFGASVRSDGEHILACAPLYQWATFGVSDREPVGTCYLMKGNTVVEYSPCRSNQNAPDGQGFCQAGFSADFSVNSKKRVVVGGPGSFYWQGQLIADDISEIFARYNKQYIIPYSGTLSTKSAGAQYDDSYLGYSVTVGDFNKDGKQDYATGVPRGSQAMGYVNIFNGDNMGSMINFTGSQMAAYFGHSVSATDVNNDGELDLLIGAPLFMDRGSDVKLREVGQVSVYLGQGGFSFQAPQMLTGTEVYARYGSAIAALGDLDLDGYNDVAISAPYGGPDRNGLVYIHNGRSQGPDPIPSQTLQGKWASSYMPASFGYSMSGNTDIDLNGYPDLIVGVFGADKAVLYRSRPVIRVNATIDMTPTIINPEEKTCTLPGTSTSVSCFKVKYCLQASGSGAPAMLTFRVNVTLDRLKQDSTKRARFLHSQTYLYFKNMTLSNGKGPSCEEQDVYLKDEFRDKITPISVVMEYSLDSQQAADKTGLMPIVDSSNQPNATKQGHILLDCGADNICKPNLTLSVESDRKQIYIGDDNALTLQVSAENRGEGAYEAELHVYPPQQADFTGVVRSETLSRLSCAYQTENQPKMVVCELGNPMKEGTKVLAELKFSVHQLSEEDTSVKFDLQIVSSNQFNNTSARVSSITKLEVLAKVSIRGSSSPSQVLLPIANWKPKDPPVVGDDIGPQIMHVYELLNNGPSTISKAALEVEWPYQFKNGSLLYITSFETEGPMNCTTDMEINPLNISNPLTSQKNTSVPVRETEGRDRHKRDLESRDSQTDLQTLDCVTAGCMKLKCQVGRLERRKNAILFIYSRLSVKNFLRAENQNRSYVVRSSASFNVIEMPYKNLAVELPSNSTTVSVSVTWVADVSQPVPGWVVALAVLAGLLLLALLIFIMYKLGFFKRVRPPQEDCTEKEQLQPEENGNTDA; the protein is encoded by the exons atgagaggaggaacaaTGAAGGGAATCAGATGGAGTTTAAATCCAAGCAGTGGTTTGGTGCGTCGGTGCGATCTGACGGAGAACACATCCTG GCCTGCGCTCCTCTGTACCAGTGGGCGACTTTTGGTGTCAGTGACCGCGAGCCGGTGGGAACCTGTTACCTCATGAAAGGAAACACGGTGGTGGAGTACTCCCCCTGCAGATCAA ACCAAAACGCACCAGACGGCCAGGGCTTCTGTCAGGCCGGCTTCAGCGCCGACTTCAGCGTCAACTCCAAG AaaagggtggtggtgggaggacCCGGCAGCTTCTACTGGCAAG GTCAGCTGATTGCTGACGACATCTCTGAGATTTTTGCCCGATACAACAAACAGTACATCATCCCCTACAGTGGAACGCTCTCCACCAAGTCAGCCGGCGCCCAGTACGACGACAGCTACCTCg GATATTCTGTGACTGTTGGAGACTtcaacaaagatggaaagcaaG ATTACGCGACTGGAGTTCCCAGGGGGAGCCAGGCAATGGGTTAC GTGAACATCTTCAACGGTGATAACATGGGCTCCATGATCAACTTCACCGGCTCCCAG ATGGCTGCTTACTTCGGACATTCGGTGTCTGCTACCGACGTTAACAATGACGG ggAGTTGGATCTGCTGATCGGAGCCCCCCTCTTCATGGACAGAGGCTCAGATGTAAAGCTGAGGGAGGTTGGGCAG gTGTCTGTGTACCTGGGTCAAGGTGGATTTTCCTTCCAGGCTCCTCAGATGCTGACGGGCACTGAGGTTTACGCCAGGTACGGTTCTGCCATCGCAGCGCTGggagacctggacctggacggATACAACG ATGTGGCCATTTCTGCTCCTTACGGAGGCCCCGACCGCAACGGCCTGGTCTACATCCATAACGGCCGCTCTCAAGGACCCGACCCGATACCTTCACAG ACCCTTCAGGGCAAATGGGCGTCCAGCTACATGCCTGCCAGCTTTGGATACTCCATGTCTGGAAACACTGACATAGACCTGAATGGGTATCCAG ATTTAATAGTTGGAGTGTTTGGAGCAGACAAAGCTGTTTTATACAG ATCCCGTCCAGTGATCAGAGTGAACGCCACGATAGATATGACGCCTACGATCATCAACCCCGAGGAAAAGACCTGCACACTTCCTGGTACCAGCACGTCTGTGTCGTG TTTTAAGGTGAAGTACTGTCTGCAGGCGAGCGGCAGCGGGGCTCCAGCGATGCTCA CTTTCCGTGTGAACGTCACGCTGGACCGCCTGAAGCAGGACTCGACCAAACGCGCCCGTTTCTTGCACAGCCAGACATATCTGTACTTCAAGAACATGACGCTGTCCAACGGCAAAGGCCCGTCCTGTGAGGAGCAGGACGTCTACCTGAAG gATGAGTTTCGAGATAAGATCACTCCCATCTCCGTGGTGATGGAGTATAGTCTGGACTCCCAGCAGGCTGCAGACAAAACCGGACTGATGCCCATCGTCGACTCCTCAAACCAACCAAACGCCACCAAGCAG gGTCACATCCTGTTGGACTGTGGAGCCGACAACATCTGTAAACCTAACCTCACGTTGTCAGTAGAGAG CGATCGTAAGCAGATTTACATCGGTGACGATAACGCCCTCACGCTTCAGGTCAGCGCTGAGAATCGGGGTGAAGGAGCCTACGAGGCCGAGCTCCACGTTTACCCTCCACAGCAGGCCGACTTCACCGGGGTCGTCCGCAGCGAG ACCCTCTCCAGACTGTCCTGTGCTTACCAGACAGAGAACCAGCCcaagatggttgtgtgtgagcTGGGAAACCCCATGAAAGAAGGAACCAAG GTTCTGGCTGAGTTGAAGTTCAGCGTCCACCAGCTGTCAGAGGAGGACACGTCCGTCAAGTTTGACCTGCAGATAGTCAG ctCCAACCAGTTTAACAACACCAGCGCTCGAGTGTCCAGCATCACCAAGCTGGAGGTCCTCGCTAAAGTCTCCATCAGAGG GTCCTCATCTCCTAGTCAGGTGCTTCTTCCCATCGCGAACTGGAAACCTAAAGACCCTCCTGTGGTCGGAGACGACATCGGACCACAAATAATGCACGTCTACGAG CTCCTGAATAACGGGCCCAGTACCATCAGTAAGGCGGCGCTGGAGGTGGAGTGGCCGTACCAGTTTAAGAACGGCTCTCTGCTCTACATCACCTCCTTCGAGACCGAGGGACCCATGAACTGCACCACGGACATGGAGATCAACCCACTCAACATCTCA AACCCACTGACCTCTCAGAAAAATACCAGTGTTCCAGTCAGAGAGACTGAGGGACGAGACCgacacaagagagacctggAGTCCAGAGACTCGCAGACGGACCTGCAAACActg gatTGTGTCACCGCTGGGTGTATGAAGCTGAAATGTCAAGTCGGTCgtctggagaggaggaagaacgcCATCCTCTTCATCTACTCCAGACTCTCTGTCAAAAACTTCCTCCGG gctgaGAACCAGAATCGTTCATACGTGGTTCGATCTTCGGCCTCATTCAACGTCATCGAGATGCCGTACAAGAACCTGGCGGTGGAGCTGCCGTCCAATAGTACTACT GTGAGTGTGTCGGTGACGTGGGTTGCTGATGTCTCTCAGCCGGTGCCAGGCTGGGTGGTGGCTCTGGCCGTGTTGGCAGGACTGTTGCTGTTGGCGTTGCTCATCTTCATCATGTACAAG tTGGGTTTCTTTAAGAGAGTGCGCCCCCCGCAGGAGGACTGCACCGagaaggagcagctgcagccggAGGAGAACGGCAACACTGACGCCTAA